ATCGAGCCCGCCGGGTACGGGGTGCCGACGGTGTTCGGCCCGTACGTCTGGAACTTTCGCGACGCCGCCCGGCGGCTCGTCGACGCGGGCGGCGCGGTCATGGTGGCTGACGCCGCGGGCGTGGAAACCGCGGTCGCGGAACTGCTCGCCGACCCCGCGAAGCGGGAGCGGATGGGGGCTGCTGCCCGGCAACTCGTCCGCGATCAACAGGGCGCGACCGGCCGCACCCTGGACGTACTCGACCGCCTGATCGTGTCTGCCGTGCGGACTGATGGCTAAAGCGATTACGGCTTTTTCGCCTTCGCGTCCGACGGGAGCTTCAGCTTCGTGCCCGCGGGCAGGTCGTTCGGATCGAAGCTCGGGTTGAGTTCCCACAGGCGCCGCCATTTGCTGCGGTCGCCGAGTGTCTCTTCCGCCACGTCCCACATGGTCATGCCGGTTTTGGAAATCGTGTAAGTCGCGGCCGACTCACTTTCGGGGGTCACGCGTCCGCTGGCGGGCGTCCATTCCGTGCGGTCGGTCGTCGGGGCCGGGGTGCGGACCTGGTCTGCGGTTCTGGACACGGGTTGCGCGCCGCCTTTGCGGAGTACGTACATCGGCGGCACCTGGATGTTGTCGGTCCGGCCCAGTTCGGCTCCCTTGTTGAACGTCCGCAACGCTGCCGCATACTTCGCGTCACCGTAGTGCAGCTTGCTGATCGACTCGTAAGTGTCGTTGGCTTTCGGCTGGTAGAAATCCACGTCGAAGGTCGATCGCGTGTCGCCCGTAGCCGCGGCCGGTCGGACGTTCGCGTCGCCCGATGACGATCGCCCGGCTGTACTCCCCGACGGCGTATTAGAGGCCGTCGCGGGGGGGACGGGCAGGAGCATGGTCGGTGCGGGTTGCGCGGCCGGTTGGGAAGTCGTTCGCTCCCGGAGAATGCCGGTGTTCTCATTTGGGGTGACCGCCGCCGGCGCCTCGATCGGTTTCGGTCCCGCGGGCGTCACGACGGCCGGGGCCGGTGGAATCACAGCCGGGGCCGGCGGTGCGGGTTGCAAGCCGTGTACGCCCGGAGCGGGTGGCGGTAATGCAAGACCAGGAATGCTTACGTTAGTCGCAGGAGGTTCAACCTTTACGGGCGCGGGCGCAGAGGGTTCGACCTTCGGCGATGGTTCCACTCTGGGCACGAATGCTGAAGGCTCCGCATTCGGGAGTGGCGTGGCATTCACTTTCGGTGTGGGCGTGTTCGGAACATCCACTTTTGCGGGCAGTGCGCCCGGCAATTCCACCTTGGGTACGGTCGGTGTCGCAACATCGTTCTTGGGCGTCGCAGGGATATCGAGAGCTTTCGGAGCGGGGATCTCCACCTTCGGCGTGGGCGGTGGACTGGGGACCGGAACGCCGGGTGCTTCGGCCCCCGCAGGTACGAGAACCGGGGCCGGAACTCCCCCGCCCGGAGCCGTCGTTTGGCCTTCGGCCGGACGCGTGGCCGAGGAGGGAAATAGCGCCGGTGCCGGTGTCGGGATGACCGGTATCGCCGATGGTGCCTCAGTGTCTTTCTTGGGCTGCTCGACCGCGGCAGGCGGAGGTACGTTTGGAATCGCGATAGGATTGGCGGGTGCCGCGGCTGCGGACTCACGCTCGTTTTTGCGGTGAGGGGACGGGTCGACCGGCAAGGCAAGTCCCGCGATGTTGACGCCGCCTTGCGTGGAGTCGTCCTTCTTCTTCGGATGATGGCCTGCACCTGCGGGCGCATCCGACGGGGCGGGAACCGCGGGAGCTACCTCGGGCACTTTGACCGGCTGGACTCCCGCTCCCGCTCGCACCTCTTCCGGACTGGCGGTGGCAACGGGCAGGGCTGCGGGGATAGATATCTCATTGCCCGAGCCCGTGTTGATTGGCTTTTCCTTCTTGTTCGGATCGATAACCGGAACTGTTAGAGCGAGTCCCGCGACGACCGCATCCTTTTGTTGTACCGAGTCACTTTTCTCGGCCGGTTGACGACCTGCCGTGGGGGACACCGGTATCACGGGGGTGGGCGCGCTCGAGGTCACATCCGGGATCATAACGGGCGGGCCGCTTCGCTCGTCGGTTCTCGACTTCGACTCTTGTGGGGTGGCGATGGCGACGGGTAGGGCCGCGGG
This is a stretch of genomic DNA from Fimbriiglobus ruber. It encodes these proteins:
- a CDS encoding LysM peptidoglycan-binding domain-containing protein: MQPAPPAPAVIPPAPAVVTPAGPKPIEAPAAVTPNENTGILRERTTSQPAAQPAPTMLLPVPPATASNTPSGSTAGRSSSGDANVRPAAATGDTRSTFDVDFYQPKANDTYESISKLHYGDAKYAAALRTFNKGAELGRTDNIQVPPMYVLRKGGAQPVSRTADQVRTPAPTTDRTEWTPASGRVTPESESAATYTISKTGMTMWDVAEETLGDRSKWRRLWELNPSFDPNDLPAGTKLKLPSDAKAKKP